A portion of the Burkholderia pseudomultivorans genome contains these proteins:
- a CDS encoding reverse transcriptase family protein has protein sequence MHASLSDTVHTIAEAMLAGSPEPDGVAARIAAVTGDASPWVRPLADAATVRFGPRWPDLDIDILARFGADSPGFVRAWYGADRPAVIRIVRRPPVQRPLPPPLAGCDVPHWPTCGDLAEWLGLDAAELDWLAERWRVDARGSETPLHHYTYMACDKRRGGSRLIEIPKGRLRETQRRILHGLLDRVPPHASAHGFRKGRGIVSFAAPHADREVVIRFDLADFFVSVRAARVHALFHTLGYPAEVARVLTALCTNRVPSARLLAADLRDRFDWTSRQRYRNRHLPQGAPTSPALANLCAFRFDMRLAALARSLDATYTRYADDLAFSGGAALARAIDRLQVRVAAIAFDEGFALQLRKTRVMRRGARQELAGVVVNRHPNLARDEFDRLKAILTNCVRHGPASQNRGAHADFRAHLAGRVAHAAALNTARGAKLRALFERIAWGAADAGP, from the coding sequence ATGCACGCGTCCCTGTCCGACACCGTCCATACGATCGCCGAGGCGATGCTGGCCGGTTCGCCCGAGCCCGACGGCGTCGCGGCCCGCATCGCGGCCGTGACCGGCGACGCATCGCCATGGGTGCGCCCGCTCGCCGACGCCGCGACCGTACGCTTCGGCCCGCGCTGGCCCGATCTCGACATCGACATACTCGCGCGCTTCGGCGCCGATTCGCCCGGCTTCGTGCGCGCGTGGTACGGCGCCGACCGGCCGGCCGTGATCCGCATCGTGCGGCGGCCGCCGGTCCAGCGGCCGCTGCCGCCGCCGCTCGCCGGATGCGACGTGCCGCACTGGCCGACCTGCGGCGATCTGGCCGAGTGGCTCGGACTGGATGCAGCCGAACTCGACTGGCTGGCCGAGCGCTGGCGCGTCGACGCGCGCGGCAGCGAAACGCCGCTGCATCACTACACCTACATGGCCTGCGACAAGCGCCGCGGCGGCAGCCGGCTGATCGAGATTCCGAAAGGGCGGTTGCGCGAAACGCAGCGCCGCATCCTGCACGGGCTGCTCGACCGCGTTCCGCCGCACGCGTCCGCGCACGGTTTTCGCAAGGGGCGCGGGATCGTGTCGTTTGCGGCGCCGCACGCGGATCGCGAGGTCGTGATCCGCTTCGATCTCGCCGATTTCTTCGTGTCGGTGCGCGCCGCGCGCGTGCATGCGCTGTTCCACACGCTCGGCTATCCGGCCGAAGTCGCCCGTGTGCTGACCGCGCTGTGCACCAACCGGGTGCCGTCGGCGCGGCTGCTCGCTGCCGACCTGCGCGACCGGTTCGACTGGACCAGCCGCCAGCGCTACCGCAACCGGCATCTGCCGCAAGGCGCGCCGACTTCGCCGGCGCTGGCCAACCTGTGCGCGTTCCGCTTCGACATGCGGCTGGCTGCGCTCGCGCGTTCGCTCGATGCGACCTATACGCGCTACGCGGACGACCTGGCGTTCTCGGGCGGCGCCGCACTCGCGCGCGCGATCGACCGGCTGCAGGTGCGGGTCGCCGCGATCGCGTTCGACGAAGGCTTCGCGCTGCAGCTGCGCAAGACGCGCGTGATGCGGCGCGGCGCACGGCAGGAGCTGGCCGGCGTGGTCGTCAACCGTCATCCGAACCTTGCGCGCGACGAGTTCGACCGGTTGAAGGCGATCCTGACCAATTGCGTGCGGCACGGGCCGGCGTCGCAGAACCGCGGCGCGCATGCGGATTTCCGCGCGCATCTCGCCGGCCGCGTCGCGCACGCGGCTGCGCTGAATACGGCGCGCGGCGCAAAGCTGCGCGCGCTGTTCGAGCGGATCGCGTGGGGCGCCGCCGACGCGGGCCCGTGA
- a CDS encoding amidohydrolase family protein — MIIDIHGHYTTAPKALEAWRNRQIASIGSPSEQPKVAELNIGDDELRESIELNQLRLMRERGLDLTIFSPRASFMAHHIGDFAVSSTWAAVCNELCHRVHRLFPDHFVPAAMLPQSPGVDTSTCIPELVRCVEEYGNVAINLNPDPSGGHWTSPPLSDRYWYPIYEKMVEYDIPAMIHVSTSCNACFHTTGAHYLNADTTAFMQCLTSDLFADFPTLRFVIPHGGGAVPYHWGRFRGLAQELKKPLLKDHLLNNVFFDTCVYHQPGIDLLTGVIPVDNILFASEMIGAVRGIDPETGHYYDDTKRYIEASSLDAEARYRIYEGNARRVYPRLDAQLKAKGL, encoded by the coding sequence ATGATCATCGATATCCACGGCCACTACACGACCGCGCCGAAGGCGCTGGAAGCATGGCGCAACCGCCAGATCGCGAGCATCGGCAGCCCGTCGGAACAGCCGAAAGTCGCGGAGCTGAATATCGGCGACGACGAGCTGCGCGAATCGATCGAGCTGAACCAGTTGCGGCTGATGCGCGAACGCGGCCTCGACCTGACGATCTTCAGCCCGCGCGCGAGCTTCATGGCGCACCACATCGGCGACTTTGCGGTATCGAGCACCTGGGCGGCCGTCTGCAACGAGCTGTGCCATCGCGTGCACCGGCTGTTCCCCGATCACTTCGTACCGGCCGCGATGCTGCCGCAAAGCCCCGGCGTCGATACGTCGACCTGCATTCCGGAACTGGTGCGCTGCGTCGAGGAATACGGCAACGTCGCGATCAACCTGAATCCCGATCCGTCGGGCGGCCACTGGACCAGCCCGCCGCTGTCGGACCGCTACTGGTATCCGATCTACGAGAAGATGGTCGAGTACGACATCCCCGCGATGATCCATGTGAGCACGAGCTGCAACGCGTGCTTCCATACGACCGGCGCGCACTACCTGAACGCGGACACGACCGCGTTCATGCAGTGCCTGACTTCCGACCTGTTCGCCGATTTCCCGACGCTGCGCTTCGTGATTCCGCACGGCGGCGGCGCAGTGCCGTATCACTGGGGGCGGTTCCGCGGGCTCGCGCAGGAGCTGAAGAAGCCGCTGCTGAAAGACCATCTGCTGAACAACGTGTTCTTCGATACCTGCGTCTATCACCAGCCCGGTATCGACCTGCTGACCGGCGTGATTCCGGTCGACAACATCCTGTTCGCGAGCGAGATGATCGGCGCGGTGCGCGGGATCGATCCCGAAACCGGCCACTACTACGACGATACGAAGCGCTATATCGAGGCGTCGTCGCTCGACGCCGAGGCGCGCTACAG
- a CDS encoding MFS transporter, producing the protein MAANMKSSALGDPAAPPVGQVGPYAWKALAGSAIGYAMDGFDLLILGFMLPAISAALQLTPGQGGALVTWTLIGAVAGGIVFGALSDRYGRVRVLTWTIMLFAVFTGLCAFARGFWDLLVYRTIAGIGLGGEFGIGMALAAEAWPASKRARVSCYVALGWQAGVLLAALLTPLLLLHLGWRGMFVVGVVPALLAWVLRNKLHEPEVFVQRAAQPKAGAFRMLVADGRTARMSLGIVILCAVQNFGYYGIMIWLPTFLSKQMGFSLTKSGLWTAVTVVGMMLGVWVFGQLADRIGRKPTFLLYQLGSVATVVAYARLSDPTAMLWAGALMGMFVNGMVGGYGTLMSEGYPTAARATAQNVLWNIGRAIGGFGPVAVGALAAHYSFQTAIALLAGLYVLDMIATLFLIPELKGVELE; encoded by the coding sequence ATGGCAGCAAACATGAAATCTTCGGCGCTCGGCGATCCGGCGGCGCCGCCCGTCGGGCAGGTCGGCCCGTACGCCTGGAAGGCGCTGGCCGGCTCGGCGATCGGCTACGCGATGGACGGCTTCGACCTGCTGATCCTCGGCTTCATGCTGCCCGCGATCAGCGCGGCGTTGCAGCTGACGCCCGGGCAGGGCGGCGCGCTGGTCACGTGGACGCTGATCGGCGCGGTCGCGGGCGGCATCGTGTTCGGCGCGCTGAGCGATCGCTACGGGCGCGTGCGCGTGCTGACCTGGACGATCATGCTGTTCGCGGTCTTCACCGGCCTGTGTGCGTTCGCGCGCGGGTTCTGGGATCTGCTCGTCTACCGTACGATCGCGGGCATCGGCCTGGGCGGCGAGTTCGGCATCGGCATGGCGCTCGCGGCGGAAGCGTGGCCGGCCAGCAAACGGGCGCGCGTGTCGTGCTATGTCGCGCTCGGCTGGCAGGCGGGCGTGCTGCTGGCCGCGCTGCTGACGCCGCTGCTGCTGCTTCATCTCGGTTGGCGCGGCATGTTCGTGGTCGGCGTGGTGCCGGCGCTGCTCGCCTGGGTGCTGCGCAACAAGCTGCACGAGCCGGAAGTGTTCGTGCAGCGCGCGGCGCAGCCGAAGGCCGGCGCGTTCCGCATGCTCGTCGCGGATGGCCGCACCGCGCGCATGAGCCTCGGCATCGTGATCCTCTGCGCGGTGCAGAACTTCGGCTACTACGGGATCATGATCTGGCTGCCGACCTTCCTGTCGAAGCAGATGGGTTTCTCGCTGACGAAATCGGGGCTGTGGACCGCGGTGACCGTGGTCGGCATGATGCTCGGCGTGTGGGTGTTCGGTCAGCTGGCCGACCGCATCGGCCGCAAGCCGACGTTCCTGCTCTACCAGCTCGGCTCGGTCGCGACGGTCGTCGCGTATGCGCGGCTGTCGGACCCGACCGCGATGCTGTGGGCGGGCGCGCTGATGGGGATGTTCGTCAACGGGATGGTCGGCGGATACGGGACGCTGATGTCCGAAGGCTATCCGACGGCCGCGCGCGCGACCGCGCAGAACGTGCTGTGGAACATCGGCCGCGCGATCGGCGGCTTCGGGCCGGTCGCGGTGGGCGCGCTGGCCGCGCACTACTCGTTCCAGACGGCGATCGCGCTGCTCGCGGGCCTCTATGTGCTCGACATGATCGCGACGCTGTTCCTGATTCCCGAACTCAAGGGCGTCGAACTCGAATAA
- a CDS encoding Rossmann fold nucleotide-binding-like protein produces MQRKTIGVMGSGKEPWLAFSEPLGAWLARAGFNLLTGGGQGVMLAVSRAFAAVPERAGRSIGILPTQPDPHAGFVPLDGYPHPFVEIPVLTPLPRREPDADPQRINRNYVNVLSSDLIVALPGGPGTAEEIALAQRWRKPLVCFGPDGAFCDLAPGATCTASLDDVIRFVEAAFSPAAATASASVQAGPASR; encoded by the coding sequence ATGCAACGCAAGACGATCGGCGTCATGGGCTCGGGCAAGGAACCGTGGCTCGCCTTCTCGGAACCGCTCGGCGCGTGGCTCGCGCGGGCCGGCTTCAACCTGCTGACGGGCGGCGGCCAGGGCGTGATGCTGGCCGTGTCGCGCGCGTTCGCCGCGGTGCCGGAGCGCGCCGGCCGCTCGATCGGGATCCTGCCGACGCAGCCCGATCCGCACGCCGGCTTCGTGCCGCTCGACGGCTATCCGCATCCATTCGTCGAGATCCCGGTCCTCACGCCGCTGCCGCGCCGCGAACCGGACGCCGATCCGCAGCGGATCAACCGCAACTACGTGAACGTGCTGAGCAGCGATCTGATCGTCGCGCTGCCGGGCGGGCCCGGCACGGCCGAGGAGATTGCGCTCGCGCAGCGCTGGCGCAAGCCGCTCGTCTGCTTCGGGCCGGACGGCGCGTTCTGCGATCTCGCACCGGGCGCGACGTGCACGGCGTCGCTCGACGACGTGATCCGCTTCGTCGAGGCGGCGTTTTCGCCGGCAGCGGCGACGGCATCGGCATCGGTGCAGGCCGGCCCGGCATCCCGATAG
- a CDS encoding H-NS family nucleoid-associated regulatory protein: MTQALQDLEAQLRDLNIKLSELKQKEKQAALAAFKEQVDLYGITQQEVLSALGYIVQRKRKAPAKYYDPTSGRSWSGRGPKPKWLEGKDLDALLVDREAKTWWPGEDQG, from the coding sequence ATGACCCAGGCCCTGCAGGATCTCGAGGCACAACTTCGGGACCTGAACATCAAGCTGTCGGAACTCAAGCAGAAGGAGAAGCAGGCCGCGCTCGCGGCCTTCAAGGAACAGGTCGATCTGTACGGAATCACGCAGCAGGAAGTGCTGAGCGCGCTTGGCTATATCGTCCAGCGAAAACGCAAGGCGCCGGCCAAGTATTACGATCCGACGTCGGGTCGCTCGTGGTCGGGGCGCGGCCCGAAACCCAAATGGCTCGAAGGCAAGGATCTCGACGCGTTGCTCGTCGATCGCGAAGCCAAGACCTGGTGGCCCGGCGAAGACCAGGGCTGA
- a CDS encoding NAD(P)-dependent oxidoreductase gives MTESTIAFIGFGEAGGLLGGALAARRLRVTMYDRQLDDAQLAPAMRAKAARANVAAKATPGDAIRDARWIVSAVTASSDVQVAEAVAAHIRPGQTFIDINSVSPATKQHGQRLIEAAGAHYVEAAVMAPVPPYGLAVPMLLGGPRAEPVARELNALGFDARAVSTRVGVASAAKMCRSVMIKGIEALTVECLGAARAYGADALVLASLRETFDRFATMPDLPGYLVSRVAEHGRRRAAEMREVAETVREGGVEPEMSAACARLQDRFVDRMAEHDIDYQTLQPFDWANLLDRLDGRQR, from the coding sequence ATGACCGAATCGACGATCGCGTTCATCGGCTTCGGCGAAGCCGGCGGCCTGCTCGGCGGCGCGCTCGCCGCCCGCCGCCTGCGCGTGACGATGTACGACCGGCAGCTCGACGATGCGCAGCTCGCGCCGGCGATGCGCGCGAAGGCGGCACGCGCGAACGTCGCCGCGAAAGCGACGCCCGGCGACGCGATTCGCGACGCGCGCTGGATCGTGTCCGCCGTCACCGCGTCGTCCGATGTGCAGGTTGCCGAAGCGGTCGCCGCGCACATCCGCCCGGGCCAGACCTTCATCGACATCAACTCGGTGTCGCCAGCGACGAAGCAGCACGGCCAGCGGCTGATCGAGGCGGCCGGCGCCCACTACGTCGAAGCGGCCGTGATGGCGCCCGTGCCGCCCTACGGCCTCGCGGTGCCGATGCTGCTTGGCGGCCCGCGCGCGGAGCCGGTCGCGCGCGAACTGAACGCGCTCGGCTTCGACGCGCGGGCCGTGTCGACCCGGGTGGGCGTCGCGTCGGCCGCGAAGATGTGCCGCAGCGTGATGATCAAGGGCATCGAGGCGCTGACCGTCGAATGCCTTGGCGCGGCGCGTGCGTACGGCGCCGACGCGCTCGTGCTCGCGTCGCTGCGCGAGACCTTCGACAGGTTCGCAACGATGCCCGACCTGCCCGGCTACCTGGTCAGCCGCGTCGCCGAGCATGGCCGCCGGCGCGCGGCCGAGATGCGCGAGGTCGCCGAAACGGTGCGGGAAGGCGGCGTCGAGCCGGAGATGAGCGCCGCGTGCGCGCGGCTTCAGGATCGATTCGTCGACCGGATGGCCGAACACGACATCGACTACCAGACGCTGCAGCCGTTCGACTGGGCAAACCTGCTCGACCGGCTGGACGGCCGGCAACGATAG
- a CDS encoding LysR family transcriptional regulator encodes MDHTELPNLACLHAVQRVADTGSVSRAAATLFRAQSAVTRAVQEIEAALGEPLFERKPSGMLATPVGRAVLKRAERVFAELGELANWCALRQSRRRAPAESGLPAYLLNTRRLQLFSTLARHRHMPSAARTLGVTQPAVSSAIRILESGAGFALFHRHPRGLLLTADGETFLLHVRRALNELRHVADDVAALHGSIQGVVTVGALPLGRTLILPEAVARVVTRFPKVRVITDESAYEALVAGVRAGDIDFILGALRANDPASGLENERLMSENLVVLARHDHPLAAVRNLSLRSLADAQWILPRSHAPARGLFDALFRRTKLKPPMPTVETADLAVIRGLLLHTDMLAVLSAQQLHYECESGLLAVLDVPMRETTRDIGLITRSGSPPSPAARALIDAIRLVATEVARTPRATAAQ; translated from the coding sequence ATGGACCACACCGAACTCCCGAATCTCGCATGCCTGCACGCGGTGCAGCGCGTCGCCGACACCGGCAGCGTCAGCCGCGCGGCCGCGACGCTGTTTCGCGCGCAGTCGGCCGTCACGCGCGCCGTACAGGAAATCGAAGCGGCGCTCGGCGAGCCGCTGTTCGAGCGCAAGCCGTCCGGCATGCTCGCGACGCCGGTCGGGCGCGCGGTGCTCAAGCGCGCCGAGCGCGTGTTTGCCGAGCTCGGCGAACTGGCGAACTGGTGCGCGCTGCGCCAGTCGCGCCGACGCGCGCCGGCCGAAAGCGGGCTGCCTGCCTACCTGCTCAATACGCGGCGGCTGCAGTTGTTCTCGACGCTCGCGCGGCACCGGCACATGCCGAGCGCCGCGCGCACGCTCGGCGTCACGCAGCCGGCCGTCAGCAGCGCGATCCGGATTCTCGAAAGCGGCGCGGGCTTCGCGCTGTTCCATCGCCATCCGCGCGGCCTGCTGCTGACCGCCGACGGCGAAACCTTCCTGCTGCACGTGCGCCGCGCGCTGAACGAACTGCGTCACGTCGCCGACGACGTCGCCGCGCTGCACGGCAGCATCCAGGGCGTCGTGACCGTCGGCGCACTGCCGCTCGGCCGCACGCTGATCCTGCCGGAAGCCGTCGCGCGCGTGGTCACGCGCTTTCCGAAGGTGCGCGTGATCACCGACGAAAGCGCGTACGAGGCGCTCGTCGCCGGCGTGCGCGCGGGCGATATCGACTTCATTCTCGGCGCGCTGCGCGCGAACGATCCGGCGAGCGGCCTGGAGAACGAGCGGCTGATGTCCGAGAACCTGGTGGTCCTCGCGCGGCACGACCATCCGCTCGCGGCCGTGCGCAACCTCAGTCTGCGCAGCCTCGCCGATGCGCAGTGGATCCTGCCGCGCAGCCATGCGCCCGCGCGCGGCCTGTTCGACGCGCTGTTCAGGCGAACCAAGCTGAAGCCGCCGATGCCGACGGTCGAGACGGCCGACCTCGCGGTGATCCGCGGGCTGCTGCTGCATACCGATATGCTGGCGGTGCTGTCCGCGCAGCAGTTGCATTACGAGTGCGAATCGGGGCTGCTCGCGGTGCTCGACGTCCCGATGCGCGAAACGACGCGCGACATCGGCCTGATCACGCGCAGCGGCAGCCCGCCGTCGCCGGCCGCGCGCGCGCTGATCGACGCGATTCGCCTCGTCGCGACCGAAGTCGCGCGCACGCCCCGCGCGACCGCCGCGCAATAA
- a CDS encoding MFS transporter: protein MASGKTVDIKSFIDDRPVSRYQWLLVVLCCLVVIADGMDVAIMGFVAPSVIRDWAISRPEFGLVMSAAPIGLVIGALVAGPSADRFGRKRVLIASVFLFGLFTIATAHAGSPVEMAVLRLLTGIGLGAAMPNTTTLLSEYAPQRMRALMITLMFTGFNLGSALIGFVAGWLIPVHGWRAVLLFGGALPLLLIPLQLWLLPESARLLAVRGAPSQRIGALLNRVCGGQFSGDETFVSNEPPLPTRKPIGVLFSQGYGFVTVSLWITYFMGLLVIYLLTGWLPTLIKDAGLSVSTAANVTAMFQIGGTIGAIGVGWLMDKVRPAPVIGVAYLGGGLCVALLAWAGALSSSLALLVFAAGFCMSGAQTGLNAYAPGRYPTVARATGVSWMLGMGRFGSIFGSAIGGALLGIGWKFDAILSMLAVPATLAAIAIMTTQRAGAIEPQKLENPAH, encoded by the coding sequence ATGGCAAGTGGAAAGACAGTCGACATCAAGTCGTTCATCGACGACCGGCCGGTGTCGCGCTACCAGTGGCTGCTGGTCGTGCTGTGCTGCCTCGTCGTGATCGCCGACGGGATGGACGTCGCGATCATGGGCTTCGTCGCGCCGTCGGTGATACGCGACTGGGCGATCTCGCGGCCGGAGTTCGGCCTGGTGATGAGCGCGGCGCCGATCGGCCTCGTGATCGGCGCGCTGGTGGCCGGCCCGAGCGCGGACCGGTTCGGCCGCAAGCGCGTGCTGATCGCGTCGGTGTTCCTGTTCGGCCTCTTCACGATCGCGACCGCGCATGCGGGCTCGCCGGTCGAGATGGCGGTGCTGCGGCTGCTGACCGGCATCGGTCTCGGCGCGGCGATGCCGAACACGACGACGCTGCTGTCGGAATACGCGCCGCAGCGGATGCGCGCGCTGATGATCACGTTGATGTTCACGGGCTTCAACCTCGGCTCGGCGTTGATCGGCTTCGTCGCCGGCTGGCTGATTCCCGTGCACGGCTGGCGTGCGGTGCTGTTGTTCGGCGGCGCGCTGCCGCTGCTGCTGATTCCGCTGCAGCTCTGGCTGCTGCCCGAGTCGGCGCGGCTGCTGGCGGTGCGCGGCGCGCCGTCGCAACGGATCGGCGCGCTGCTGAACCGCGTGTGCGGCGGGCAGTTCAGCGGCGACGAGACGTTCGTGTCGAACGAGCCGCCGCTGCCGACGCGCAAGCCGATCGGCGTGCTGTTCTCGCAAGGCTACGGGTTCGTCACCGTGTCGCTGTGGATCACGTATTTCATGGGGCTGCTCGTGATCTACCTGCTGACGGGCTGGCTGCCCACGCTGATCAAGGACGCGGGGCTGTCCGTGAGCACGGCCGCGAACGTGACCGCGATGTTCCAGATCGGCGGCACGATCGGCGCGATCGGCGTCGGCTGGCTGATGGACAAGGTGCGGCCCGCGCCGGTGATCGGCGTCGCGTATCTCGGCGGCGGGCTGTGCGTGGCGCTGCTCGCATGGGCCGGTGCACTGTCGTCGTCGCTCGCGCTGCTGGTGTTCGCGGCCGGCTTCTGCATGAGCGGCGCGCAGACCGGGCTGAACGCGTATGCGCCGGGCCGCTACCCGACCGTTGCGCGGGCCACCGGCGTGAGCTGGATGCTGGGGATGGGCCGCTTCGGCAGCATCTTCGGCTCGGCGATCGGCGGCGCGCTGCTCGGGATTGGATGGAAGTTCGACGCGATCCTGTCGATGCTCGCGGTGCCGGCGACGCTGGCCGCGATCGCGATCATGACGACGCAGCGCGCAGGCGCGATCGAACCGCAGAAACTGGAAAACCCGGCGCACTGA
- a CDS encoding gallate dioxygenase — MARIIGGTAASHTPTIGFAFDKNKRDDPVWAPIFENFAPLAAWLDEQRPDVLLFIYNDHVTSFFFDHYSAFALGVGPQWHPADEGGGARDLPPIAGDPAFAAHIGQSLMADEFDMSFFQNKPLDHGCFSPLSVLCPHRPDWPVRLVPLQMGVLQLPVPSARRFYRLGQALRRAIESYPEDLRVAIVATGGLSHQVHGERSGFNNPEWDARFLDLFERDPERLAGMTLGEYATLGGFEGAEVVMWLTMRGALPAGVVCRHRSYYLPSMTGIATAIYESADTEVDAVAAERHRQRLAAELAGVEELPGTYPFTIARAVGAYRINDYLHRMIEPAHRAQFLAEPEASFEAAGLSDEERDLIRRRDWPGLLRYGVIFFLLEKLGAVTGVSNLHIYAAMRGESLEDFQRTRNAPGALYSVAGKSAGPLGWDDAGRKDGA; from the coding sequence ATGGCACGGATCATCGGGGGCACTGCGGCCTCCCACACGCCCACGATCGGGTTCGCGTTCGACAAGAACAAGCGCGACGATCCGGTCTGGGCGCCGATCTTCGAGAACTTCGCGCCGCTGGCCGCGTGGCTGGACGAACAGCGCCCCGACGTGCTGCTGTTCATCTACAACGACCACGTGACGTCGTTCTTCTTCGATCACTACTCGGCGTTCGCGCTCGGCGTCGGGCCGCAATGGCATCCGGCCGACGAGGGCGGCGGCGCGCGCGACCTGCCGCCGATCGCCGGTGATCCCGCGTTCGCCGCGCATATCGGCCAGTCGCTGATGGCCGACGAATTCGACATGTCGTTCTTCCAGAACAAGCCGCTCGACCACGGCTGTTTCTCGCCGCTGTCGGTGCTGTGCCCGCATCGTCCCGACTGGCCGGTGCGGCTCGTGCCGCTGCAGATGGGCGTGCTGCAGCTGCCGGTGCCGTCCGCGCGCCGCTTCTACCGGCTCGGACAGGCGCTGCGCCGCGCGATCGAAAGCTATCCGGAGGACCTGCGCGTCGCGATCGTCGCGACCGGCGGGCTGTCGCACCAGGTGCACGGCGAACGCTCGGGCTTCAACAACCCGGAATGGGACGCGCGCTTCCTCGACCTGTTCGAGCGCGACCCCGAGCGCCTGGCCGGCATGACGCTCGGCGAATATGCGACGCTCGGCGGCTTCGAGGGCGCCGAGGTCGTCATGTGGCTCACGATGCGCGGCGCGTTGCCGGCCGGCGTCGTCTGCCGGCACCGCAGCTACTACCTGCCGTCGATGACGGGCATCGCGACGGCCATCTACGAAAGCGCGGACACCGAGGTCGATGCGGTCGCGGCCGAACGCCACCGGCAGCGGCTGGCCGCCGAACTCGCCGGCGTCGAAGAACTGCCCGGCACCTATCCGTTTACGATCGCGCGGGCGGTCGGCGCTTACCGGATCAACGACTACCTGCACCGGATGATCGAACCCGCGCATCGCGCGCAATTCCTGGCCGAACCCGAAGCGAGCTTCGAGGCGGCCGGACTCAGCGACGAGGAGCGCGACCTGATTCGCCGCCGCGACTGGCCGGGCCTGCTGCGCTACGGCGTGATCTTCTTCCTGCTCGAAAAGCTCGGCGCGGTGACGGGCGTCTCGAACCTGCACATCTACGCGGCGATGCGCGGCGAATCGCTCGAGGATTTCCAGCGCACGCGCAATGCGCCCGGCGCGCTGTATTCGGTCGCGGGAAAGAGCGCAGGGCCGCTCGGCTGGGACGACGCGGGCCGCAAGGACGGCGCATAG